DNA sequence from the Ruminococcus albus 7 = DSM 20455 genome:
CCTACACCTGTTGGAAACTATTCTCCTGACTGGGCAATTGCATTCCATGTAGGTATGGTGAAACATATTTTCTTTATTGCTGAAACCAAGGGTACTATGGAATCACTGAATCTAAAACGCATAGAGCAAGCTAAAATTGATTGTGCAAAAAAGCTTTTCGCTCAGCTGTCAAAAGCAGATGTTGTATATCATGAAGTTGATAATTATCAGCATCTACTTGATAAAATAAATGAACTATAAAACTATGTGATTGAATAAATATACGGGCTGTGGTTTGTGTGAACCGCAGCCTTTTTTAGTATCAGAATGTTCCCACTCTATACCCCTGTCACCATTTAGCTCAATCAAAATGACACAAAACTACTCCTCGTATAGCTCAGCGGCAGGAAAGTTGGCGCTCACAGTTGTTGTATATCTCATTAATCATTGTAAACCGCCTTCTAGTTTTAGGTTGAATATAATGTAAAACCAACCGCCAGAAAAAAACTATTTCCGAGATATTACTACTTCGGCAATTAAACAATTGGCTCGATTTTACAAGGATTCGCAAATAGTACGCTATTACACGTTTTTAAAAGATTGAGCTTGCGCCGGTCAAATTATATAATTGCCGAAGTAATAATGTGTTGCTTACGACACCAATCACTATAATAACATGCACATCAGTTGTTCAGCATTTACATATCTGAATACTTGTCCGAAACCTTATTCAGTTCCTCGGCGAACCCCTTCCTGATGTCCTTCGGCGAGACTATTTCCAATCCGTCACCATAGCGCATCACCCACAGATAGAACTGCCTGTTTATTCCGCAGCTTACGCGGACTATTGCGTACTCGGGATCATCAAAATCCTCGCGAGAACTGACGGTGTCCCCAAGCTGCTCGATCATTTCATCAAGAAGATAGCGCCTGATCTTGAAGGTGACGATTTCGTATCTTTCCGGCGGGAATACATCGACTACAAAGCCCTGCGGTTTTTCGTCCGCGGGGGGCTTGACTTTGCTGACCTCGCCGCCTTTGATGTTCTTCATGCGGTCAATGCGGTATGTGCGGAACTGCCCTGTTTCCTCGTTAAAGCACCGAAGATAGAACCTCTCATTCATATAAATAACCTTGACAGGCAGCATATTTCGGCGTTTGTCGTAGTATATCACCTGCTGGTGTGTGTCGAATTTCCCATAGCTGAAATTGATCCTGCGTTTTTCGGAGATCAGCTTGTGTATCGTATCAAGGTTTCCGAGAAGGTCACGAGGTACTCTGCCCGCCTCGTTCAGCTCGATACGGCTGATGAGCTGCCTTATCTCCGCTTCGGAGCACATACTTTCAAACTTTTTTATCAGCTCCTGCTTCTGTCTTGCGGAGAGATAC
Encoded proteins:
- a CDS encoding helix-turn-helix transcriptional regulator; translated protein: MDHERIIHILNYLTRATDEEHGVTIRNIRDHLANSAGMYDVSALTVRRDIERLETAGYHITKTIGAHNTTYYHLTNKSFTVGELRFLVDSVSINKYLSARQKQELIKKFESMCSEAEIRQLISRIELNEAGRVPRDLLGNLDTIHKLISEKRRINFSYGKFDTHQQVIYYDKRRNMLPVKVIYMNERFYLRCFNEETGQFRTYRIDRMKNIKGGEVSKVKPPADEKPQGFVVDVFPPERYEIVTFKIRRYLLDEMIEQLGDTVSSREDFDDPEYAIVRVSCGINRQFYLWVMRYGDGLEIVSPKDIRKGFAEELNKVSDKYSDM